TGCCTTGCATGATACAAACCTTTTACTTGCTATACTGCTGATATGTTTCATGGTGAGGTACCTGAGAGAAGATTAGCCGTAGAAATAATATGTCAGCATAACTAACAGATGAACTTTGCCTCAGATTTTTGAACGAGATCCATCAGTGGATTGAGCACTGCAAATTGTCATGCCGAAACAAGTATCTGTCAGTAGAATTACTGGTAGACACTTAAGTCAGCCACGTGTTGTGGCTACATGTACACCTATTACTTTTGTAGTAATAACTGATCATACCTAACTTCCGTTGAAATGTAACAGTGGACTGCAAATCTTCAGTTTCCTTCCACAGCATATGACTGGTGAACTGAATTGACAGATTCATTTCAGAACCAACACTGCATGAGCACAAAGACGAAGCAAACTGGCCAGAGCACAAACAAAATTAATGATCACACATACTTATCCCATATGCTCACATCCAAGGAAATCCCACCACCTTCTACAAGTCCAGTATACTACAGACACAGCATAATCCAACATTGCTAGTACCTCTAAACAATACAATGCATGTAAAATATCATGTTGTCCCAACACGACTGCATCACATTTCAATGCCGATGGCTATTTATCAGAGGCTCAAGCTCAAGCTGTTCCATTGTGCATAAACTACTGTCATTTTCTTTCGGTTAAGATGACATTCCTTAATACTTTGGATAATTTGCTGCACTAAATTTGGTGATAAACAGCACCTGTTGATTTTCCCATTACAGTTTTAGGTTCAGTGACCATGTCAATGACAGTTCTTGCCCACACATTGATGATACTAATGTGAATCTCATGGCTTGCTTCTGTCATTGCTCAAGGATTTTCATGtgcttgtttgttgttatggtaatTTGATACCCTACTGTATCTGAAACCcatctcatctgtaaataaaatgctgCCTGCGAATTGCAGATCTTCAGTGACGATATTAGAATCAATTGACAGTATTGTAATCATGCGTAATGGTCTTTTGACCTGAGAACTTGTAcatatttaaaataatttgaatgaagtaaatattcaagcAGTATTTATCATACAAGAGGGTGATTTTGTCTTCAGCAGCCCCATTTATTGACACACTTGTTTCAGATGACTATTCTATTCATTGCAACACTTGCTCCTCCATATCCAGCATGCAAACTGGATGGGGTTTGCTATGGAACCTTGTTTTTGTTATGAATGGGCAAATGATGGCAGATTACCATGTCTTTCATTCTTGAGTGGAGGACTAAGCGCGAGGACAAAAATAGACCAATATGAAATGAGCAATGAACCTCTACAAAAAGACAGCCTACACCAGTACATGTTTCCAtatacctacatctatactctgcaaaccaccgtgatttttatttaaaattctatttattgattgcaagtaATTTGATTTGCGTATAGTGTGTGTCTTGATTGCACATTCAATGAAAGCGAAGGCTCTATAATTTAATTTCGTAATTTTCCTTGATTGCAGATTCAGCGAAAGAAAAAGCACTTCGTGGTGCAGTCAAGTCGGAAGTGCAAAGGTAAGGAAGATTTTATCTTCATTGCtcttttgtttatatgtttatgtTGCTGCTGATAGTAATTATAATGTAATTTATAACTTCAGTAGTGGAAACAAGTTACTGTAGATATTAGACATCCCTTGTATTATCAAACTGTCAGTAGGCCTATATTATCACAAGGTGTAAGAATAGAATTTTGAATTTGCATTTAAAATTTGAGCTggacattaatttttaaattttttagtgtCTACGACTGCCTTTATTAATATTTTCTCTGTATCCTGTCGGGTGTCGGCAAATTTCCTGACTGTAGCAACTTTATATTTAAGGGATGGTGGAAGAGGTAGCAACTGTCACATCTTCCGTGTTTCTTCTAGCCTATGTGTCAGTGATAAATGACTTTGCTGTATCATGCAATCACTGAAAAACTACAACAAATAAGGTCTCCTATACTTTACCACAACTATGACAGTAATCTTGTCCACAAACAAATCATTGACTGTGTTGCCCTCTATATCTCCAAGCAGTGTGGCTCCTACTTCCAGTAAAGTTGAAAGCCTCCTGCTCATTTCTGTTACCACTTAGGCCTTAAATGCTTCAGTAGATTACTTTGTCAGGTCTACATCTTTCTCAAGTTAAACCCATAAATGAGACGACCTCACCCTCACCAATCAGTGTCACTTTCATTCTAATGTCAACAACAGCAATTGGCTACTGGCAAACCATGCTCCATATCAACTATGAAAGGCTGAATAATGGACCGCGAAAACATATTTTCAAACTTTGTCTCAGTTTGTGAATGCTAGTCCTTTAACTGAGGTAATAGCACAACTGTGTTGCAGGTGCACAAACTTTTTAGAGTGAGCTTGTAAATCTGCCATAAGTCAGCATGTTGACATTATATTTAAACTCAGCAACACTGTCAGTTGGTCATCCAGTGACTAATCATTCATGTGTTGCTTAGGGCCACACACTTCTGTTAGAGAGCAGAGCATGCTCGAGCAGTTGTTTGTGCAGTATACGGGTGCTCAAGCTACATTTCACATCACAGATgttgaaataaagtaaaatttaacaGACTTAATTCTGGCAAGTGCCTGTGCACATCTGCTTGAGCATCTGTTTTGATGCTCTCGGAGACTAGGGTTAAgttagtttattttttactttatttcaatGTCAGCAGTGTTGAAATTTATTTGGTACTGAAAACTGCACTGCTCTGATATCCGCGAGTGATCTTCAGTCAATGAAAGTGTATATTGTTTTGTGGATGGTAGTGGGCTGCCTGGCAGGAGGGATGATAGTGGGCCAACATTCATGTTGCAATTTCGTGCAACTTGAGCTTTCGCTCATTTATGTTGTTTATGATTTGCTAATGATGCTTTGTGCATCAGGCAATACAAGTCCTAAGAAGTGTAAATTTGACAGTGACAGCCTGAGTGGACTGAATGTTGTTGTTTTACACTGCCTGTTAGGACTAAAGCTGTTTCAGTTTGCCCTGCATGAAAGAAATTATccataatattaaaatttttagtgTAAAGACACCCTATGAAACAACTCATTAGCAGCTGCATAAAGACTTTCTCTGTGATATGCAGCCCGTAATGATAAACTTGAggcatatttaacattttacagagAAAGCTCAGTGCATGAGTCAGCTAGGGAAATCTACAGAAGCAGCAGTGCTTGTGTGCTGAAAGCTTGACAAGAACCAGAAGCCATTTTCAGATTTCGAGATAGTTGAAGAATATATGATTTAAGTGTCCATGGTCACttttttaagaagaagaagaagaagaaaagaacgaGGAGTAGGGAGAAAATATCGTTTGAATGTTTCAAGGTATTCCATTGTATGCAAAAAACAACACAAGAACAGCAGAAATTTCCGCTGCTGACAACTAAAGTAGCTTTCtcaaattttacagaaagttccTTCCTATGCCACTGCTCTTGATCAATTAATGTCAAGTTTTGTAAGATTTTTTACTTTGGAATCGAAGTATTTAGGAATGAACTGTTAGTATTATTGCCAATTAAAGGCAAGACTGATGGCGACACTATGTTTTGATGAATTCATGACCAAATCAAATGTTAGTCGTGATAAAATGTTTTCCCTTTCAACACAtagggcttcagtgatgatttgcAGAGAAAATGTCTTGGTAAAGAGAAACATGAATAAGGATGTCGTTTTACATTTTTTCAGCACATAAGTTCACCAGATAGCCCTTTATGGCAAACTCGGCAGTATGCCGAAAGGCATAACGGACAGTTTGGTTAAGTTGAACAGTCTCATTAGGTTGTTCAGTACAGGAAGTTCAAGGCGTTTTTGTCTGATTCTGATTCAATGCATCCTGACTTATTGTAATACAATAATGTTACATCTACAGCAAATAAAGGAACAAGTAACCTTGTCCTTGGAAAACTTGGAGACCCAGGAAGCAAACAAAATGCATTATGCTTGCTTGAATTTCCTGAAAGAcattcagaaatattttaaagcACTCAACACAGAATAACAAGGAAAAGGAAAGTCGGTATTTGACCTGACACAAAGTGTGTCTACTCTCTGTTGCAAGCTGGATACATTTGAAAAAGATATTAGAAATAAAGAGTTTATTCCAACAATACATCAGCATAAAAAGAAGTATTCCAAAATAGACACTACAGTATTCTTAAGTTTTGTATCAGACCTTCAGTAGGATTTTTCAGAAAGACTCCAAGACTTTGCAGAAATAGGGAAGCTCTCCTAATTCTTAAAATCACCATATGAAGTTTCTCCAGTGGCGGAATGGACtgatttatggatgacaatcttaTTGCTTTGCCGAAAGACAATGAtaagtttgctgtaaataatccgctacatttcaaaaggaacaatggtgTGCATAATcacaatatcagaaggaaaaatgatGTTAATTACTCCACACTAATGTTGCCTTTAgtataaaaaggggtgcacaatgcttcaacaaaactttttgttatatcttagaaatgttcagaatgtaaccgttTGTATGAATTAATTTGCAAAATAGTCATGGAACATGGAACTAAGTATTTCCACTTCTTTATATTCTTAATTGTATTATTCCTTCCCTTTGCTTTTTTaaattactctttttaaaaaatatatagtcaGTTTCTGTACTGTAGCTGTTATCTCCCTTCCCCCTTGCAGCAAGAGAGGCCCTTTCGGCCTAGTGTCAGACTGACCTGTAGACCTCCACCTCTACCTTTCCCAACCAGTTGCACTGTATACCGTGAAGAAGGCACATATGGTTCTGAAAACTGGTGCTGGTTTAATAGTTTCCATTGGCAGAGATGGGAATTTCCTGTCTCGGGAGTAAATTATGTGGCAGATAATGGAGGGTGTCTCATTTGGAAGGTGGTCATGATATATTTAAGAACAGGAAAGTAAACAATGAGAAGTTAGAAGTGGTAATGGTAGGACGTGCAATTATACCATATTGTACAAAATTAGGAGAGAGCATCCAGTAAGTGAGAGCCAAATGAGGAACTGTGTGAAGATTATGGTCTAGAATAGGAGCAGTGGCATACTTACATGTTTTGTGCAGGAAAGTTTTCAGCACTTACCCTGAGGTACGATGAGAACAAAAGAAGGGCTGTCAGCTGTTTGTGTTAAGCAGCCAATGAGAAAGCAGCAGGTAGACAACATGTTTTGAAGTAATACATGCAGAAGAAAGTGTGAAATTGCTGGAAACAGGGATTATAAATGTAATTGCTCTTTGTTCAAGTTAGAGTTATTTAAACTGTGCTAGTATCTGAAAACCAAGGACACCGTGAAATATTTCTCTGCTCTGTGTTGCTACGCAATTCATATGCATGAACTCGCTGAGTAAGTGGTTCAGTGTTTTCTAATTAAATCATGAGAAATGGTAAGTTGATCAATGTTCATTAATATATTGAACTTGCAActctatttttaataaatattgatCCAAATAGCTTCCCCAGAATATAATTAAAAAGCATTTATCCACTTACTGAAACatgtgcattttgctgcaattccaAATGATTCGATCCACCACTAAATCTGATACATGTTAGTGTCCGCAGTTAATCCATAAACATGTACCAAAGGATAATGTTGCTGTGCAGAACTAAATTACTTAAATCAATCCACTTCATAGTGCTCACTGCCATAATCACAAAGTATTTCTCTGGAAACTCACtaatacagtaaaaaacaatgaagAAGACAACGGTTTCAATTTCAGCGCTAAAAATACATTACCTCTGTTCTTGCTTCTCGTTGATTATGTCATATAATCATCCCATTGGCTACACAAAACTGACATTGCCAACCTTTGAGCAATAAATAAGCATGACTGTGAGAGCCATTGGCCCTGATTTAGATTTTAAGCTTGTGCAAATCATGAAAACAGAACAAAAGTAGGATTCATAAGAAGAAACAGGAAGGGAAGAAGGGTTAGATTGTCACAGAAATTAGAGGTTAGGTTGAGCAGGATTAGGAATCACAAGGGAGGGGAGACAGTTATAGACAAGAGAGGTTGGATCAAGTTGGTGCTGGCTGAACACTGAACAGGCTATGCATGCAGAACATTTGGTGCTGGACTAGCTCCTGTCTGTGGAGATTATAATTATGCGTGACTGTCCATACAGTATGGGTGATCTGATAGGTGCTATGGTTATTAAGGCAAAACTGCAGGTTCTATTGTATCACAAAATAGTTAACTTTATTGGTAGTACCCTTTCTCATTAGCTTGAGGACTTAGTTTTTCAGAGATTGTTTCTCATATTATCGCAGATTTTGGTTCACTTGATGTTAAAAGTTTCAAAGTGTATTGCCATGTGGTATATGATTCATGTTGAAGCTATGATGTCAGCAGGTAAATTAAGTTGTGTTTTATGTCATTGTTGTTCCTTGAGGCTACAGCTCAGACGTGTCTGCACAATCCCCTCTTCCATTTAGTTTTGTGAATGCATATGACACTTCCTGGAATTTAAGGAAGGAATGCATTTCATGCATGTGTGGTTTCTCTTAATTTGTTGATGTACGTAGCGTTCCACTTGTGATGGGAAACTGGTGTGTTAATTGATGGCAGTGGCCAAGTGTGATCAATTTGTTAAATTGATCTTTGGTAAAAACTGGCTTACATCTGTTCATAAAAACTGGCCTGATAAAAGTAGAGTAAGGCTGGTGGCATACTTGTGTGTTTTGTGCAGGAATATTGTCAGTGCTTGCCCTGAGGTATGATGGGACCAAAGATGATATGTCAGCTGTTTGTGATATGCAGGCAGTGTGAGAGCATCAGGCAGACAATGTGTtttgaagtaatacattaaaaagaaatggTGAAAAATTACTTTAAACAAGGATTATAAATCTCCTTGTTTTATTTGCAGCTGTTTAAGCTGCAGTAGTGTCTGCAAATAAAGTACAATGTCACAACCCattacagggtgctccattgatagttactgggccaaatatctcatgaaataagcatcaaatgaaaaaactacaaagaacgaaactcatctagcttgaaggaggaaaccagatggtgctatggttggcccactagatggcgctgccataggtcaaatgtatatcaactgtgttttttaaaataagaacccccaatttttattacttatttgtgtagtatgtaaagaaatatgaatgttttagttggaccacttgtttcgctttgtgatagatggcgctgtaatagtcacaaacatataagtatatggtatcacgtaacattcagccagtgtggacggtatttgcttcgtgatgcattacccatgttaaaatggaccgtttaccaattgcggaaaaggtcgatattgtgttgatgtatggctattgtgatcaaaatgctcaatgggcatgtgctatgtatactgctcagtatcatcatccaagtgttcaccggatagttacgttatttaaggaaacaggaagttttgagccacatgtgaagagtcaaccatgacctgcaacaaatgatgatgcccaagtagatgttttagctgctgtcacgactaatccacacatcagtagcagacaaattgcgcgagaattgggaatctccaaaatgttggtgttgagaatgctacatcaaaattgattgcacccataccatatttctatgcaccaggaattgcatggtgaccactttgaatgtcatgtacagctctgccactgggcacaagagaaattacaggacggtggcagattttttgcacatgttctatttagcgttgaagtgtcattcaccaacagtggtaatgtaaactggcataataagcactattgagcaatggaaaatccactgtggctgcaacaagtggaacatcagcacccttggtgggttaatgtatggtgcggcattatgggagggaggataattggcccccattttatcgatggcaatctaaatggtgcaatgtatgccgatttcctatgtactgttctaccgatgttactacaagatgtttcactgcattatagaatggcgatgtacttccaacatgatggatgcccggcacatagctcgtgtgcggttgaagcggtattgaatagcatattttaagagaggtggattggtcgttgaagcaccataccatgacccgcacgttcaccagatctgactttcccggatttctttctgtggggaaagttgaaggatacatGCTATCGTGATCAGCCGACAACGCCTGACtgcatgcgccagcgcattgtcaatgaatgtgtgaacattacggaaggtgaaatactcgctgttgagaggaatgtcattacacatattgccaaatgcattgaggttgatggacatcattttgagcatttattgtattaatgtggtatttgcaggtaatcacactgcaacagcatgcgtgctcagcgataagttcgcaaaggtacatgtatcacattggaacaaccaaaataaaatgttcaaacgtacctacgttctgtattttaatttagaaaactaacctgttaccaactgtttgtctaaaattgtgagccatatgtttgtgcctattagaccgccatatatcacaaagcgaaaaaagtggtccaactaaaacattcatatttctttacgtactacacgaatgtgtaataaaaaatgagggttcctatttaaaaaaaagcagttgatatccgttggacctatggcagcgccatctagtgggccaaccatagcgccaactggtttcccccttcaagctagacaagtttcgttcttcatagttttttcgtttgacgcttatttcgtgatatatttggcccagcCACGATCAGTGAACCACACAAAATAGCAGTGAAATATTTCTCTGCTCTATGTTGCTATGCAATCAGTCTGCATGAGCACACTAAgtagatctgtttttttttttaattaaatcataggaGGAATTAAGTGGATCAATGTTTTAATTAAATCGTGGGAGAAGGAGGTGGATCAATGTCTTTAATTAAATTGTTGGAAAAGGAGGTGGCTCAGTGTCTAATTAAATCATTGGAGGAGGTAGGTGGATCAATGCTTTTTAATTAAATCGTGGGAGAAGGTAGGTGGATCAGTGTTCATTAATATGTTGAATATATAACTCTTGTTATGAATAAACGTTAATCCACCTGCCTTCTTCCAtgatgtagttaaaaaaaaaaaaaaaaagattcatataCTCATTCATGCAGATCGATTGCGTATTCATTTCAACATCACATTCGACACATTTTCATGTTTGTGAAATTAATCCATGAGACatgcaccagcatccattcattttATGGCAGTCTCTGccataatcacaaaatattgctcttgtAACTCGACAACACACAGAAAAACAGCAAACAAGACAATGGTTTTGATTTTGATGCTAGAAATACGTCACCTTTCTTTTCGCATCTAAGTAGTTATTTCAAAGAATCATTCCATTGATTACATGAAACTAACATGTTGCCAATCTATGTGCATTAGTTAAGCACCATCATGACTGCCGCTGGCCCTGATCTCGACTTACGGCAACTGGCTGAATTTCATACAGCACTGCATGGTTATTCTAGAAGTTCATTTCAGAAGTTTACCTTAGTGTAAATATGAGATAAGAAGGTGGAATAATCTATAAACTAATAAATTTGAAGTGTAATAAACTGTAAGAGCTAGCATAAATTgaatttttaattaaaatctttGACATTTGAATGCTTTACAGTGAGAATGAATTTTATTGTTAGTTTGTATGGGGGCAGTTGTCTACAGTGTACCAGAAGTTTTACAAGTATTGCACATtcccaattattttattttttatttttgtggaatgATTATATTACAAAagaattgtgaaaaaaaaatgcacttcaCATTCAGTTCAAGAAATACTAGTTTTCACACTTGAAATTAAAGGCTAAAATTTTTATGTGAATGGGCAGTTCCAGGTAACTAAGTTTTATTGTTAGCCTTAACTTCTATTGCATTATGTATAATTGTACCTTCTGGAGAGATACAAATTATTAGTTTCTCGAGCAGAACACAGGAATCGTGCAGTGGTATACAGTTTAAAGGTCCCTGAGGTAACATGTGGATGCCATAATGCCTATGTACTCattgcatgcatgtagttttgacacacacacacacacacacacacacacacacacacacacacaactgagaaTTCAGATGGGGTTCCTTATCTTTCATAAAACCAAGGGTTACTTTCCTTTGACTTTTCTCTGCTAAACAGAAAACTTTTCAAACTTATTTTTTTCTAGGTTTATAGACAAAGAATCTGTCATTATCATAGATGCTGGAAATTACATTAAAGGTAAGAAAGATTAATTAACTTTCATGAATATaagataaaatttttgtaattttcagtcATTACTGAACTTTACTCGCTGTGTAGCACCATCATTTTATTTATTGTCTTGTTTCCTCACTTCTTGAAATAGTCTGAGATGGTGAAAGCAGTTCAGCTGATACAATTTTGCATATAATATGTATTCTTGGGTCTTAAgaatcatatacactatgtgatcaaaagtatccagataccaccaaaaacgtacgtttttcatattaggttcattgtggttgcacctactgccaggtactccatatcagcgatcttagTAGTCATTGGAAATAGTAAAAAGCAGAATGGGGTGAACTGCGGAACTCGTGGACTTCAAacctggtcatgtgattgggtgtcacttgtgtcatacgtctgtacacgaggttTCCACTCTTCTAAAAAtctctaggtctactgtttccaatgtgatagtgaagtggaaatgtgaagggacacatacagcgcaaaagcgtacaggccgacctcgtctgttgactgacagagacagccgacaattgaagagagtcgtaatgcgtaacaggcagatatctatccagaccatcatgcagggattccaaactgcatcaggatccattgcaagtactatgacaggcgggaggtgagaaaacatgaaaacttgtatttcatggtcaaatggctgctcataagtcacacatcatgctggtaaataccGAACGACACTTCGCACGGCGTAAGGGGCATACACATTGGACGATTgaccagtggaaaaatgttgcgtgGAGGGACGAATCATTGTACACAATGTGGTGGTCTGATGGCAGGATGTGCGTATGAtgaatgtccagtgaacgtcatctgccggcatgtgtagtgccaacagtaaaattctgaactggttgttttatggtgtggtcatgtttttcatggagggtgcttgcatgcCTCTTTGTTTTTCATGGCAcaatcagagcacaggcctacattgatgttttaagcaccttgcttccctctgttgaagaacaattcagggatggcgattgcatctttcaacactatcgagcacctgttcctaatgcatggcctgtagcggagtggttacacgacactaacatccctgtaatggactggccttcagagtccttacctgaatcgtaTAGTACACCTTTGGGGTGttctggaatgccgacttcgtgccaggcctcactgaccgacattgatacagtgcagcactccatgaagaatggactgccattccccatgacaccttccagcacctgattgaacatatgcttgcaagagtggaagctgtcatcaaggttaagggtgggctgacaccatattgaattccatcattactgatggagggtgttgTCGACTTTTAAGTCTTTTTCAACCTGGTGTCTGGatgattttgatcacatagtgtatattcaaaAATTTTCTGTTCACTTGCAGTATGTTCTTCTGAAAAATGTAATTCATGattaacttttaattttcattgtaggtTATCGGTATGAACTATACTGCATCTCAAAAGGTGCAGGAACAACACAATGCACTATTCACTGTGGAGTGGATGAAGATACAGTGCACAGGTGGAATTCTGAGAGGGAATGTGGCTATAAGGAAGATGTTTTAAGAGCTTTAATCATGCGCTATGAAGCCCCAGACAGCAGAAATCGATGGGATTACCCACTCTTCACAGCACTGTTCACTGATGATTTGAAGTATGATGAGATATACAGCTCATTATTTGAGAGGAAACCGCCACCACCTAATCAGTCAACGCAGTGTGTAAGTATAAATacagacagtaaatgatattttTTTGGACATAGTATACTGTGTATTGTTAGTGCCTTTTCTGTGTAACATTAGTCATGTGAGTGGCACATATGCTTCACCTTAGCACTGAGTTATTGACTTTTATTTTCATATGTATATGTTGTGATAAGAAGGAACAAATATGCTAATGCTCCTTCCACAGATTTTAACTAAAATGGTCCTCAAGGATGTAGAATAAGTAATAAtatgtgatttttttccatttgaaaATTGATATCAAACTTGACACTAACATTcaaatgtatatacactgaagggcaCAGGTTAATTCTTAGTGTATTACAGCCATGTGTCATTGAATAGAAAACAGCATTACTGTAAATATTATGTATATTCTGTTGCTGGTTATCCAAACCTGTTACCAGCTCTGGTGCCCTTACTGGCAAGTGTTTTGACTTTCAGTAGGGGTATTTTGAACTCAAGTTCTGTAATTTTATTGTTACTTTTGTTTCTGTCGTCATGCTCAAGCTCATCCAATTGAGAAAAGTTTCAACAAAAATTGATAGGATGTTATTTTagaaattaatttgcataatttcccCA
This region of Schistocerca gregaria isolate iqSchGreg1 chromosome 7, iqSchGreg1.2, whole genome shotgun sequence genomic DNA includes:
- the LOC126282037 gene encoding protein KTI12 homolog isoform X2; protein product: MPLIIITGYPRSGKTTRATQLKEYFEERMKKTVHTVNEETVMKTMGEDRNSLFTDSAKEKALRGAVKSEVQRFIDKESVIIIDAGNYIKGYRYELYCISKGAGTTQCTIHCGVDEDTVHRWNSERECGYKEDVLRALIMRYEAPDSRNRWDYPLFTALFTDDLKYDEIYSSLFERKPPPPNQSTQCAILSAQKLGVDSEIKIPGFMDSVRTNGVKLSVPQLSRLRRQFLSYTKLHPSNDISKIGPLFIQFLNSNIT